Proteins encoded together in one Janthinobacterium tructae window:
- a CDS encoding methyl-accepting chemotaxis protein, translating to MNNSTQTVGTRLAIGFGITFALTIVLTGLAMNRVGSIDQTLSRVNDVNNVKQRHAINFRGSVHDRAIAVRDVVLATDAAALQAQVNKIKALDDKYQQSAAPLDALFAGAVTADEKAALSSIKDTERRVQPLIAKVIELRSAEQFAQASSLLAQQVGPAFVDWLASVNKLIDLEEKMSQDATAGARALSSSFFTWMLLLCSVAIAAGVSSAWYIGRGLLQQLGGQPDYAVSIVTRIAAGDLSVAIHTAKDDHSSLLFAMKKMRDNLVGIVAQVRTGTETIFNASTEIAAGNFDLSSRTERQAGTLEETASSLEELTSTVRQNADNARQANVLAESASEVAVRGGAVVAQVVETMAAINESSKKIVDIIGVIDSIAFQTNILALNAAVEAARAGEQGRGFAVVATEVRNLAQRSASAASEIKALIGSSVQRVDIGARLVDDAGTTMEEIVRSVKRVTDIMAEISLASQEQSTGIESVNQAVGEMDEATQQNAAMVEQASSAAASLQKEAQMLAEVVGVFQLTADPEGSRSTSRVAIKAPLSRAAFKPAVSRLAA from the coding sequence ATGAACAATTCCACTCAAACCGTCGGCACCCGCCTGGCAATAGGTTTCGGCATCACCTTCGCGCTGACAATCGTACTCACCGGCCTGGCCATGAATCGAGTCGGCAGTATCGATCAGACGCTGAGCCGCGTCAACGATGTCAATAACGTCAAACAGCGCCACGCGATCAACTTCCGCGGCAGCGTCCACGACCGTGCGATTGCCGTGCGCGACGTGGTGTTGGCCACCGACGCCGCCGCCTTGCAGGCGCAGGTGAACAAAATCAAGGCGCTTGATGACAAATACCAGCAATCGGCGGCCCCCCTCGATGCCTTATTTGCCGGTGCCGTGACTGCCGACGAAAAAGCGGCCTTGAGCAGTATCAAGGACACCGAGCGCCGCGTGCAACCGTTGATCGCCAAGGTGATCGAGTTGCGTAGTGCCGAGCAATTTGCGCAGGCTTCCAGCCTGCTGGCGCAACAGGTCGGCCCGGCCTTCGTAGACTGGTTGGCGTCGGTGAATAAACTGATCGACCTGGAAGAAAAGATGAGCCAGGACGCTACCGCCGGCGCCCGCGCGCTGAGCAGCAGCTTCTTCACCTGGATGCTACTGCTGTGTTCGGTTGCCATTGCCGCCGGCGTAAGCAGTGCCTGGTATATCGGTCGCGGGCTGCTGCAGCAGCTCGGAGGACAACCGGATTATGCGGTCAGTATCGTTACCCGCATCGCTGCTGGCGACCTGTCCGTCGCGATTCACACGGCGAAAGACGACCACAGCAGCCTGCTGTTCGCCATGAAAAAAATGCGCGACAATCTGGTCGGGATCGTGGCGCAGGTGCGGACCGGCACCGAAACAATTTTCAACGCTTCGACCGAGATCGCAGCCGGAAACTTTGATCTCTCATCGCGCACCGAACGCCAGGCAGGAACGCTTGAAGAGACCGCATCGTCTCTGGAGGAATTAACCAGCACCGTGCGTCAGAATGCCGACAATGCGCGGCAGGCCAATGTATTGGCCGAGTCCGCATCCGAAGTTGCGGTACGTGGCGGGGCCGTGGTGGCGCAAGTGGTCGAGACTATGGCGGCAATCAATGAATCGTCAAAGAAAATTGTCGACATCATCGGCGTGATTGACTCGATTGCATTTCAGACCAATATCCTGGCGCTGAATGCCGCCGTGGAAGCGGCGCGCGCCGGGGAGCAGGGCCGCGGCTTTGCTGTCGTGGCAACCGAGGTGCGTAACCTGGCTCAGCGTTCGGCCTCGGCCGCCAGCGAAATCAAGGCCTTGATCGGCAGTTCGGTGCAGCGGGTTGACATCGGCGCGCGCCTGGTTGACGATGCCGGCACTACGATGGAAGAGATTGTGCGTAGCGTAAAACGCGTAACCGACATCATGGCAGAGATCAGCCTGGCCAGTCAGGAACAAAGCACCGGCATCGAATCGGTCAACCAGGCCGTAGGCGAGATGGATGAAGCGACCCAGCAGAACGCCGCCATGGTCGAACAAGCCAGCAGCGCCGCCGCATCGCTGCAGAAAGAAGCGCAGATGCTGGCCGAGGTGGTCGGCGTTTTCCAGCTCACCGCCGATCCCGAAGGTAGCCGCAGCACCAGTCGTGTCGCCATCAAGGCGCCTCTCTCGCGGGCCGCCTTCAAGCCGGCAGTGAGCCGCTTGGCCGCTTGA
- a CDS encoding DUF3429 domain-containing protein, with protein MNKLALNAAVADELEWARQMSRGRTPRIVACLAYAGLMPFLALLAASWLDTQRSGVWQQLSLHYGAVILSFVGALHWGFAMSVQFVSDRKRNVCFAWSVIPALLAWLALALDPLAGSALLATGFGVHYFQDWRLFRHAGLPIWYLPLRLQLSVVAAASLLATSFASHV; from the coding sequence ATGAACAAGCTAGCATTGAATGCGGCTGTGGCCGACGAGCTGGAGTGGGCGCGTCAAATGAGCCGGGGCCGCACGCCGCGCATCGTTGCCTGCCTCGCTTACGCTGGCCTGATGCCGTTCCTTGCCTTATTGGCGGCGAGCTGGCTCGATACGCAGCGTAGCGGTGTCTGGCAGCAATTATCACTGCACTACGGCGCTGTGATCCTCAGTTTTGTAGGCGCTCTGCATTGGGGTTTCGCCATGAGCGTGCAATTCGTCAGTGATCGTAAGCGCAACGTCTGCTTTGCCTGGAGTGTGATTCCCGCCTTGCTGGCCTGGTTGGCCTTGGCGCTTGACCCGCTTGCGGGCAGTGCCTTGCTGGCCACCGGCTTTGGCGTCCATTACTTCCAGGACTGGCGGCTATTCAGGCATGCCGGGTTACCCATCTGGTATTTGCCGCTGAGGTTGCAATTGTCTGTCGTCGCTGCTGCAAGCCTGCTCGCCACCAGCTTCGCCAGCCATGTATGA
- a CDS encoding thiol-disulfide oxidoreductase DCC family protein, whose amino-acid sequence MPNPAENGITTTVFFDGSCPLCRWEISLYQRAVPTTPIEWVDVSDSKLSAMEGCSCQELMARFHVQTKDGTMLSGAAAFVALWLLYPAWRWLGKLGALPGMQTLLELLYRGFLRLRPSLQWLVRQCGTAKPL is encoded by the coding sequence ATGCCCAACCCTGCCGAAAACGGCATTACGACAACTGTTTTTTTTGATGGCTCCTGTCCTTTGTGCCGTTGGGAAATCAGCCTCTATCAACGTGCTGTGCCGACGACCCCCATCGAATGGGTCGATGTCAGCGATTCCAAGCTGAGCGCAATGGAGGGTTGCAGTTGCCAGGAGTTGATGGCGAGATTTCATGTGCAAACGAAAGACGGCACCATGCTGAGCGGCGCAGCGGCCTTCGTTGCACTATGGCTGCTATACCCGGCCTGGCGCTGGCTGGGGAAGTTGGGCGCATTGCCCGGCATGCAAACGCTGCTGGAGTTGCTGTATCGTGGCTTCTTGCGCCTGCGTCCCAGCCTCCAGTGGCTAGTCAGACAATGCGGCACTGCCAAGCCACTGTAG
- a CDS encoding SDR family NAD(P)-dependent oxidoreductase encodes MSSLPDQFHALVLGASGTIGAAFVDLLGAMPRCASVCGLHRHSTPRLDFTDENSIAEAARELATKPPYHLIINAAGMLHDGDLMPEKRLADLNYEQMQAIFQTNTMGPALLMRHFLPLLDGERAIMAMLSAKVGSIGDNQLGGWYSYRASKAALNMLVKTAAIELARKQKHSVLVALHPGTVNSRLSRPFRGEIIGRPAHDAASDMLTVLNTLKPSDSGAFLAYDGTRLPW; translated from the coding sequence ATGTCCAGTCTTCCTGATCAGTTTCACGCGCTAGTGCTTGGCGCGTCGGGCACGATCGGCGCCGCATTCGTCGACCTGTTGGGCGCCATGCCACGTTGCGCATCTGTGTGCGGCCTGCATCGCCATTCGACACCACGACTCGACTTTACCGACGAAAACAGCATTGCCGAGGCAGCACGAGAACTTGCCACCAAGCCGCCCTATCACCTGATCATCAACGCCGCAGGCATGCTGCACGACGGCGATCTCATGCCGGAGAAACGCCTGGCTGACCTCAATTATGAGCAGATGCAGGCAATTTTCCAGACCAACACCATGGGGCCGGCGCTGCTCATGCGCCATTTCTTGCCGCTGCTCGATGGTGAACGCGCCATCATGGCCATGTTATCGGCGAAAGTGGGCAGCATAGGCGACAATCAGCTAGGCGGCTGGTACAGCTACCGTGCCTCGAAAGCCGCGCTCAACATGCTGGTCAAGACGGCAGCCATTGAATTGGCGCGCAAGCAGAAGCACAGCGTGCTGGTCGCGCTGCATCCGGGCACCGTCAACTCCCGCTTGTCGCGGCCATTTCGCGGTGAGATTATCGGACGTCCGGCGCATGACGCCGCCAGCGACATGCTCACCGTACTAAACACCCTGAAGCCGTCTGACAGCGGCGCATTCCTGGCATACGACGGCACGCGCCTCCCCTGGTAG
- a CDS encoding NAD(P)/FAD-dependent oxidoreductase, whose translation MARASLAHVWPCGKGAALAAAHVAAQKTEHLMLNSSRIAIIGAGIAGLACATALRQAGFQVTLFDKSRGAGGRMSTRRGADWQCDHGAQYFTARNPEFRAEVSRWERAGVAAHWQLQLRGLDADGCSGGAPVERFVGVPRMSSIGAWLAADLVLHTGMAISALQREDNVWRLHVQDEGPLAHRYDMVVLAVPAPQAVPLLGQVAPLQAALAAGTNMAGCWAMMLEYAQPLALDFNAAFLNAGPLRWVARDSAKPGRSGRESWLLHASAEWSEAHIELDADSIAAQLLAAFITLGGQVPQRWSVHRWRYASTPQARNDVCLWEAGQGLGMCGDWLNGGTVEAAWLSGHALAQRIIAGPA comes from the coding sequence ATGGCACGCGCCAGCCTGGCGCATGTCTGGCCATGCGGGAAAGGTGCTGCGCTTGCAGCCGCGCATGTTGCTGCGCAGAAGACTGAGCATCTCATGCTGAACTCTTCTCGCATCGCCATCATTGGCGCCGGCATCGCCGGTTTGGCCTGTGCCACGGCCTTGAGGCAGGCTGGCTTCCAGGTCACTCTGTTTGACAAGAGCCGCGGCGCGGGAGGGCGCATGAGCACACGGCGCGGCGCCGACTGGCAATGCGACCATGGCGCACAGTATTTTACTGCGCGCAACCCTGAATTCCGGGCCGAGGTGAGCCGCTGGGAGCGGGCGGGCGTGGCTGCGCATTGGCAGCTGCAGCTGCGCGGCCTCGATGCCGACGGATGCAGCGGCGGTGCACCGGTCGAGCGCTTTGTCGGCGTCCCGCGCATGTCATCTATCGGCGCGTGGCTGGCCGCAGATCTGGTACTGCACACAGGGATGGCGATCAGTGCGTTGCAACGCGAAGACAACGTTTGGCGCTTGCATGTGCAGGATGAGGGGCCTCTTGCGCATCGCTATGACATGGTAGTGCTTGCGGTGCCGGCGCCGCAGGCGGTGCCACTGCTGGGCCAGGTGGCGCCATTGCAGGCCGCGCTGGCGGCAGGGACAAATATGGCAGGCTGCTGGGCAATGATGCTGGAGTATGCGCAGCCGTTGGCATTGGACTTCAATGCGGCTTTCCTCAACGCCGGTCCGCTGCGCTGGGTGGCCCGCGACAGCGCCAAGCCTGGCCGTAGCGGTCGAGAAAGCTGGCTGTTGCACGCCAGTGCCGAATGGAGCGAGGCGCACATTGAGCTCGATGCCGATAGCATTGCCGCGCAGCTGCTCGCAGCCTTCATCACTCTGGGCGGCCAGGTGCCGCAACGCTGGAGCGTACACCGTTGGCGCTATGCCAGTACGCCGCAGGCGCGTAACGATGTCTGCCTATGGGAGGCAGGGCAGGGTCTGGGGATGTGCGGCGATTGGTTGAACGGTGGCACGGTGGAGGCTGCCTGGCTTAGCGGTCATGCACTGGCACAACGCATCATTGCCGGCCCCGCTTGA
- a CDS encoding MerR family transcriptional regulator, whose product MPVETLRVWERRYGISDTGRSAHGQRLYSEDQVRRLRLMKQLVDQGHPIGALAKLQLEQLGQFALVPEPGEPLQPLQPMRLALMGTALARRLAVGGRELLALDIVAHFQNLDEVAATWPGTGAQLLLMEISELDERVVPGIGALRQKLGMAVVVLYRFGASATIRQLRAQGCLVARVPNDVAEIVLLCQAALAALPLAQAQLARQRPAAAPRRFDDRALTELAAASSTVHCECPRHLTEILLMINSFERYSEQCSSRNVADALLHEQLGRAAATARMVLEEALLRLARAEALPLPAGL is encoded by the coding sequence TTGCCGGTTGAAACGTTGCGCGTGTGGGAGCGTCGTTACGGCATCTCCGACACCGGGCGTAGCGCGCATGGCCAGCGTCTGTATTCCGAGGATCAGGTTCGTCGGCTGCGGCTGATGAAGCAACTGGTCGACCAGGGCCATCCAATTGGCGCGCTGGCGAAGCTGCAGTTGGAACAATTAGGCCAGTTTGCGTTGGTGCCGGAGCCTGGTGAGCCTTTGCAGCCTTTGCAGCCTATGCGCCTGGCACTGATGGGCACGGCACTGGCGCGACGCCTGGCGGTCGGCGGGCGAGAGTTACTGGCGCTCGATATCGTCGCCCACTTTCAGAATCTGGACGAGGTGGCAGCGACATGGCCAGGCACCGGCGCGCAACTGCTGTTGATGGAAATATCGGAACTCGATGAGCGCGTGGTGCCGGGGATTGGCGCGCTGCGTCAAAAACTGGGGATGGCGGTGGTGGTGTTGTACCGTTTCGGCGCCAGCGCCACCATACGCCAGTTGCGCGCTCAGGGCTGCCTGGTGGCGCGCGTACCCAACGATGTTGCAGAAATAGTGTTGCTGTGCCAGGCGGCGCTGGCTGCGTTGCCCTTGGCGCAAGCTCAGCTTGCGCGGCAGCGCCCGGCGGCGGCCCCGCGCCGCTTCGACGACCGGGCGTTGACGGAGCTGGCTGCGGCCAGCAGTACTGTCCACTGTGAATGCCCGCGCCATCTGACGGAGATCCTGTTAATGATCAACAGCTTCGAGCGTTACAGCGAACAATGCTCGTCGCGCAATGTGGCCGATGCGCTGTTGCATGAGCAGTTGGGGCGCGCCGCCGCTACCGCCCGCATGGTCCTGGAGGAAGCGCTGTTGCGGCTTGCTCGGGCGGAGGCGCTGCCTTTGCCGGCGGGCCTGTAA
- a CDS encoding BLUF domain-containing protein, whose amino-acid sequence MLVRLLYASRAAGTIDAATIGAILQQSRRHNPPSGITGVLCHSERFYLQLIEGGREQVNILYARILADTRHTGVTLLHYEEMSERRYAGWTMGQTNLDKLNPGTLLRYSMLPEFDPFALGGASSLSLVDELMAGAAVLGRA is encoded by the coding sequence ATGCTCGTCCGTTTACTCTATGCCAGCCGCGCTGCGGGCACTATCGATGCCGCTACCATCGGCGCCATACTCCAGCAGTCCCGCCGCCACAATCCACCGAGCGGCATAACCGGCGTCCTGTGCCACAGCGAACGGTTTTACCTGCAGCTGATCGAAGGCGGACGCGAACAGGTCAATATCCTGTATGCCCGCATACTCGCCGATACACGACACACAGGCGTAACACTGCTGCACTACGAAGAAATGAGCGAGCGTCGCTACGCTGGCTGGACTATGGGACAGACCAACCTCGACAAGCTCAATCCGGGCACGCTGCTGCGGTACTCGATGCTTCCCGAGTTCGATCCGTTCGCGCTTGGCGGAGCCAGTTCGCTCTCGCTGGTCGACGAGTTGATGGCTGGCGCTGCGGTCCTTGGTCGGGCATAA
- the folE gene encoding GTP cyclohydrolase I produces the protein MTNEKQLDYRVAGIPASERIRARLMTSGVRFHANDNIADYIESGEMDELLDEVSLRMQGVLESLVIDTANDHNSQDTARRVAKMYLLEVFGGRYIPPPPVTEFPNAANLNELMIIGPITVRSACSHHLCPVMGKVWIGVMPNQHSNLIGLSKYARLAGWIMSRPQIQEEAVVQLAELLQEKVKPDGLAVIMEADHFCMQWRGVKDNDARMINSVMHGSFLKDPALRREFLSLIKR, from the coding sequence ATGACGAATGAAAAGCAGCTTGACTACCGGGTCGCTGGCATACCTGCCTCCGAACGCATACGCGCCCGCTTGATGACCAGCGGTGTCCGTTTCCACGCCAACGACAATATCGCCGACTACATCGAAAGCGGCGAAATGGATGAACTGCTGGACGAGGTCAGCCTGCGCATGCAGGGCGTGCTGGAGAGTCTGGTGATCGACACCGCCAACGACCATAACTCGCAGGACACGGCGCGCCGCGTGGCCAAGATGTATTTGCTGGAAGTGTTCGGCGGGCGCTACATCCCCCCACCGCCCGTGACAGAATTTCCCAACGCCGCCAACCTGAACGAGCTGATGATCATCGGTCCGATCACCGTGCGCAGCGCCTGTTCGCACCACTTGTGCCCGGTCATGGGCAAAGTATGGATAGGTGTGATGCCCAACCAGCACTCCAACCTGATTGGCCTGTCCAAGTATGCGCGGCTGGCGGGATGGATCATGAGCCGTCCGCAGATCCAGGAAGAAGCCGTGGTCCAGTTGGCCGAACTGCTGCAGGAAAAGGTCAAGCCGGACGGTTTGGCCGTGATCATGGAGGCCGATCACTTCTGCATGCAGTGGCGTGGCGTCAAGGACAATGACGCGCGTATGATCAATAGCGTCATGCACGGTTCTTTCCTCAAGGACCCCGCTCTGCGGCGGGAGTTCCTCTCATTGATCAAACGCTGA
- a CDS encoding TspO/MBR family protein, with product MNGAKSMKPGALLQLAGWIALTAAFAAVGAFASVHAAVFYAQLDRPGWAPPAWLFGPVWSLLYLMMAIAAWRVGRTAASRACPALLLYLAQLAVNALWSWLFFAWHLGAAAFACIVVLWLMIAATIVLFGRRERLAAMLLWPYLAWVSFAGGLCFSIWQRNPSLLG from the coding sequence ATGAACGGGGCCAAGTCCATGAAGCCGGGCGCATTGCTGCAGTTGGCCGGCTGGATCGCGCTGACCGCCGCTTTTGCAGCCGTGGGCGCGTTCGCCTCCGTGCACGCGGCCGTGTTTTATGCGCAGCTGGATCGCCCAGGTTGGGCACCGCCCGCCTGGCTGTTCGGTCCCGTGTGGAGCTTGCTGTATCTGATGATGGCCATCGCCGCCTGGCGCGTCGGGCGTACCGCTGCAAGCCGCGCCTGCCCGGCGCTCCTGCTTTATCTAGCGCAGCTGGCGGTCAACGCACTGTGGAGCTGGCTATTCTTTGCCTGGCATCTGGGCGCGGCGGCGTTTGCGTGCATCGTTGTGTTGTGGCTGATGATCGCGGCGACCATCGTACTCTTCGGCCGCCGCGAACGCCTCGCCGCCATGCTGCTATGGCCCTATCTGGCATGGGTCAGCTTCGCCGGGGGGCTGTGCTTCAGCATCTGGCAGCGCAACCCGTCCCTGCTCGGCTAA
- a CDS encoding nuclear transport factor 2 family protein — translation MNNTEPLLAWYATLTPDTVGRAGQFYAADAQFRDPFNEVDGVAAIEAILRHMFVHTEQPRFIIGERVVQGDQAFVTWLFAFHLRGVPYQISGGSHLRFNADGLVFMHRDYWDAAEELLEKLPLIGAPIRWLRGRFRVPLPDAATKGRKA, via the coding sequence ATGAACAATACTGAACCACTGCTGGCATGGTATGCCACGCTGACACCGGACACCGTTGGACGGGCGGGCCAATTCTACGCGGCGGACGCGCAGTTTCGCGATCCGTTCAACGAGGTAGATGGCGTTGCAGCGATAGAGGCAATCTTGCGCCACATGTTTGTCCACACCGAGCAGCCGCGCTTCATCATCGGCGAGCGCGTGGTGCAGGGCGACCAGGCCTTCGTTACCTGGCTATTCGCGTTCCACTTGCGCGGCGTGCCGTATCAGATCTCCGGCGGCAGCCATTTGCGCTTCAATGCGGATGGCCTGGTCTTCATGCACCGCGACTACTGGGATGCCGCCGAAGAGCTGCTGGAAAAGCTGCCACTGATCGGCGCCCCGATCCGATGGCTGCGCGGCCGCTTCCGCGTGCCGTTGCCCGATGCGGCAACAAAGGGGAGGAAGGCATGA
- a CDS encoding SAM-dependent methyltransferase, which translates to MNRTLSTVTLSAPIGARLFLRLLNNIRHGHLELITPCDTRMVFGDAHAASGATLKLHDWRACQRILRAGDIGFAEAYAAGWVSTPDLSALLRLALRNEASLNQLVFGGALARCWYRLRHWLRPNTRKGSMRNIHAHYDIGNNFYQLWLDPSWTYSSALFDGDYQLTLHDAQRRKYQRIIDTLQLRPGQRVLEIGCGWGGFAEQAAQQGIHVHGVTISPSQLEVAQRRVQALGLNDRVQLELCDYRDLRGEYDAVVSIEMFEAVGEQYWPQYFRTVAARLKPGAQALVQSITIGEQHFARYRSSTDFIQQYIFPGGMLPSVERFERQAARSGLRPVERHAFGRDYAETLRRWDARCRLHHPQIAGLGFDEPFMRIWHMYFAYCEAAFDEGRTDVVQFLLQKA; encoded by the coding sequence ATGAATCGTACCTTGTCTACCGTCACGCTGTCCGCCCCCATCGGCGCACGGTTATTCCTCAGGCTACTGAACAATATCCGTCACGGACACCTGGAACTGATCACCCCCTGCGATACGCGCATGGTGTTCGGCGACGCCCATGCGGCTTCCGGCGCGACGCTCAAGCTGCACGACTGGCGCGCCTGCCAGCGCATCCTGCGCGCGGGGGACATCGGTTTTGCCGAGGCCTACGCGGCTGGCTGGGTCAGCACGCCGGACCTGAGCGCGCTGCTGCGCCTGGCGCTGCGCAACGAAGCGTCGCTGAACCAGCTGGTGTTCGGCGGCGCGCTGGCGCGCTGCTGGTACCGGCTGCGGCACTGGCTGCGCCCCAACACGCGCAAGGGCAGCATGCGCAACATCCACGCGCATTACGACATCGGCAACAACTTCTACCAGCTCTGGCTCGATCCCAGCTGGACGTATTCCAGCGCGCTGTTCGACGGCGACTACCAGTTGACGCTGCACGACGCCCAGCGGCGCAAGTACCAGCGTATCATCGACACGCTACAGCTACGGCCCGGCCAGCGCGTGCTGGAAATCGGCTGCGGCTGGGGCGGCTTTGCTGAGCAGGCCGCGCAGCAAGGTATCCACGTGCATGGCGTGACGATTTCCCCGTCGCAGCTGGAGGTGGCGCAGCGCCGCGTGCAGGCGCTGGGGCTGAACGACCGCGTGCAGCTGGAGCTGTGCGATTACCGTGACCTGCGTGGCGAGTACGACGCCGTGGTGTCGATTGAAATGTTCGAGGCCGTGGGCGAGCAGTATTGGCCGCAGTATTTCCGCACCGTCGCGGCGCGGCTAAAGCCCGGTGCACAGGCGCTGGTACAGTCGATCACCATCGGCGAACAGCATTTTGCCCGCTACCGCAGCAGCACCGATTTCATCCAGCAGTACATTTTCCCCGGCGGAATGCTGCCCAGCGTCGAACGTTTCGAACGCCAGGCGGCTCGCAGCGGCCTGCGCCCAGTCGAGCGCCACGCCTTCGGCCGCGACTACGCCGAAACGCTGCGCCGCTGGGATGCTCGCTGCCGCCTGCACCATCCGCAGATCGCGGGCCTGGGCTTCGACGAACCCTTCATGCGGATCTGGCATATGTACTTCGCCTATTGCGAAGCTGCCTTTGACGAGGGACGCACCGATGTTGTCCAATTCCTGCTGCAGAAGGCCTAG
- a CDS encoding DUF1365 domain-containing protein codes for MKQAAAQLLHGQVTHVRLRPAPHRFVYPLFYVRLNLARLDECDTRWFGVDRWRPLSIWRRDYGPRDGSSLEQWMRALLRDHHIDADGEIWLQTFPRVAGYVFNPVSFWHCHDAAGQLRAVLAEVNNTFGESHRYLMRIAPTAGGSATATADKQMHVSPFCEVKGHYRFRFRLDGVSHCTGLDYHDGDGVLLRTALSGRPVPMTDSALAGALLRYPLLGLGIVFRIHWQAFRLWLKHVPFFSKPAAPSHQTTVHQEPAR; via the coding sequence ATGAAGCAGGCTGCCGCTCAACTGTTGCACGGCCAGGTGACGCATGTGCGCCTGCGTCCGGCGCCGCACCGTTTCGTCTATCCGCTATTTTATGTGCGCTTGAATCTGGCCCGGCTGGACGAATGTGATACGCGCTGGTTCGGCGTGGACCGCTGGCGGCCGCTGTCGATATGGCGGCGTGATTATGGCCCGCGCGATGGATCGAGTCTGGAGCAATGGATGCGCGCTCTGCTGCGCGACCACCACATCGACGCCGACGGCGAAATCTGGCTGCAAACCTTTCCCCGTGTGGCTGGCTATGTGTTCAATCCCGTCAGTTTCTGGCATTGCCACGATGCGGCTGGCCAGCTGCGCGCCGTGCTGGCCGAGGTCAACAACACCTTCGGCGAAAGCCACCGCTACCTGATGCGTATCGCCCCTACGGCCGGTGGCTCGGCCACGGCCACTGCCGACAAGCAGATGCACGTGTCGCCGTTCTGCGAGGTCAAGGGACACTACCGCTTTCGCTTCCGCCTGGACGGTGTCAGCCACTGCACCGGGCTGGACTATCACGATGGCGACGGCGTGCTACTGCGCACTGCGCTGAGCGGGCGTCCCGTGCCGATGACCGACAGCGCATTGGCTGGTGCCCTGCTGCGCTATCCGCTGCTGGGGCTGGGCATCGTGTTCCGCATTCACTGGCAGGCGTTCAGGCTCTGGCTGAAACACGTTCCGTTTTTCAGCAAGCCGGCTGCCCCCTCTCATCAAACCACCGTGCACCAGGAGCCTGCCCGATGA